From the Musa acuminata AAA Group cultivar baxijiao chromosome BXJ3-7, Cavendish_Baxijiao_AAA, whole genome shotgun sequence genome, one window contains:
- the LOC135642266 gene encoding anthranilate O-methyltransferase 3-like: MYRRTPLPERMVVVDLGCSSGPNTFLVVSEVLGIVGDLCRRLEQKPPEIQFFLNDLPGNDFNNVFRSLERYEKKMEEEKGDLLVPHYVVGVPGSFYGRLFPCNTVHFFHSNFSLMWLSQVPQGLESEQGVPVNKGNIYIAENSPPQVVKAYQEQHQRDFSTFLKSRYVELSIGGGMVLTFLGRRNKHPANDELSYLYGLLAEALNTMVSQGIISEDKVDSFNLPIYGASMQEVKSVIEEEGSFDVEKAESFESSWDPFDDSDNVLNGKNVASTLQAVMEPLISHHFGDAIPHALFSLLADNITARHLPKDKCYYTVLVFALRRKA, translated from the exons ATGTACAGGAGGACGCCGCTCCCCGAGAGGATGGTCGTCGTCGACCTCGGTTGTTCGTCGGGTCCGAACACCTTTCTTGTGGTCTCTGAGGTGCTTGGCATCGTCGGTGACCTATGTCGAAGGCTGGAGCAGAAGCCACCGGAGATCCAGTTCTTCTTGAACGACCTCCCGGGAAATGACTTCAATAATGTCTTCCGGTCTTTGGAAAGATATgagaagaagatggaggaggagaagggggaccTGCTCGTGCCTCATTACGTTGTGGGCGTTCCCGGTTCCTTCTACGGGAGGCTTTTCCCGTGTAACACTGTGCACTTCTTCCACTCTAACTTCTCTCTCATGTGGCTCTCTCAG GTTCCACAAGGTCTCGAGAGTGAGCAGGGTGTTCCGGTGAACAAGGGCAACATCTATATTGCGGAGAACAGTCCACCCCAAGTCGTGAAAGCATACCAAGAACAACACCAGAGAGACTTCTCCACGTTCCTCAAATCTCGTTACGTAGAACTAAGCATCGGAGGGGGAATGGTATTAACATTCCTAGGAAGAAGAAACAAACACCCAGCCAACGACGAGCTAAGCTATCTTTATGGATTACTAGCAGAGGCCCTTAACACAATGGTCTCACAG GGAATCATATCAGAAGACAAAGTGGACTCCTTCAATTTGCCAATTTATGGAGCTTCGATGCAGGAAGTGAAGTCAGTGATAGAGGAGGAAGGTTCATTTGATGTGGAGAAAGCGGAGAGTTTCGAGTCCAGTTGGGATCCGTTTGACGACTCCGACAATGTTCTCAATGGGAAGAATGTGGCAAGCACTTTACAGGCAGTGATGGAGCCCTTGATTTCACATCATTTTGGGGATGCCATACCCCATGCATTATTCTCACTACTCGCCGATAATATTACTGCAAGGCATCTCCCAAAAGACAAATGCTACTACACCGTGTtagtctttgccttgaggaggaAAGCTTGA
- the LOC135642471 gene encoding anthranilate O-methyltransferase 2-like, whose amino-acid sequence MGKRIEGILHMVGGAGETSYASNSKFQEKVLHMAKPILEEAIGGVYMSLLPERMAVVDLGCSSGPNTLEVVSEVLDVIGKLRRSLGRQEMPEILFFLNDLPGNDFNHVFRSLGDYKRKVEEEKGKLLVPYYVVGVPGSFYGRLFPCQSVHFFNASCCLNWLSQVPEGEQGVPLNNKNIYVAETSPLEVVKAYQDQHQRDLSGFLRCRHAELSYGARMVLSFLGRKGSYPPSGDVGYFYGLLAEALSALVSQGIIEEDKLVTFNLPYYAPSMEEVKAVIHREDLFDLEQAQIFEANWDPFDDSDDDSAAFDSIASGKNVAGYVRAAFQPLIEEHFGDAILDELFSIYAANVSRHLLQQKSKHYLFVISLKKKKKKEEEEADGDGAAAW is encoded by the exons atgggcaagAGGATAGAAGGAATCCTTCACATGGTCGGAGGAGCTGGGGAAACCAGCTACGCCTCCAATTCTAAGTTTCAG GAGAAGGTACTTCACATGGCGAAGCCAATACTGGAGGAGGCAATAGGAGGGGTTTACATGTCGCTGCTCCCCGAGAGGATGGCGGTGGTCGACTTAGGTTGTTCCTCGGGCCCTAACACTTTGGAGGTGGTCTCCGAGGTGCTCGACGTGATTGGCAAGCTACGGCGGAGCCTGGGACGCCAGGAGATGCCGGAGATCCTGTTCTTCTTGAATGACCTCCCGGGGAATGACTTCAATCACGTCTTCCGGTCTCTGGGAGATTACAAGAGGAAggtcgaggaggagaaggggaagctgCTGGTGCCATACTACGTCGTGGGAGTTCCAGGTTCCTTCTACGGCAGGCTTTTCCCTTGTCAAAGTGTCCACTTCTTCAACGCTTCCTGTTGTCTCAACTGGCTCTCTCAG GTTCCTGAAGGTGAACAGGGAGTTCCACTCAACAATAAGAACATCTATGTTGCAGAGACAAGCCCACTGGAAGTTGTTAAAGCATATCAAGACCAACACCAAAGAGACTTGTCAGGGTTCCTTAGGTGCCGTCATGCAGAACTAAGCTACGGAGCAAGAATGGTATTGTCATTTCTAGGAAGGAAAGGGAGTTATCCACCCTCGGGAGATGTGGGATACTTTTACGGCCTGTTAGCCGAAGCCCTGAGTGCTTTGGTATCACAG GGAATCATAGAGGAGGACAAACTGGTGACCTTCAATTTGCCGTATTATGCACCTTCCATGGAAGAAGTAAAGGCAGTGATCCATAGGGAAGACCTGTTTGATTTAGAACAAGCACAGATCTTTGAGGCTAATTGGGACCCGTTTGATGACTCGGATGATGATTCCGCTGCATTCGACAGTATAGCAAGCGGAAAGAACGTCGCAGGATATGTGAGAGCAGCGTTTCAACCCTTGATTGAAGAGCATTTCGGGGATGCCATACTGGATGAGTTATTCTCTATATATGCAGCCAATGTCTCCAGGCATCTCCTTCAACAGAAAAGTAAGCACTACCTATTTGTCATttccttgaagaagaagaagaagaaggaggaggaggaggctgacGGCGATGGTGCTGCGGCTTGGTGA
- the LOC135642741 gene encoding anthranilate O-methyltransferase 3-like: protein MTKPVLDDAIGGVYKSLHPVKMVVADLGCSSGPNTFVVMSEVLDVVSDLRRSLQERQEPPEIQFFLNDLPGNDFNHVFRCLGEYKRKVEQEKGNLLVPYYVVGVPGSFYGRLFPRRSVHFVHCSGSLNWLSQVPQGLDTERGASLNNKNIYITETSPPEVVKAYQQQFRRDLSEFLRCRHAELCYEGRLVISFGGRKSNCPTYGQMRHLWGLLAEALNALVLEGMIEEDKLVTFNLPRYAPSMEEVKAVIHGDGLFDVEEAQVFEANWDAFDDSDDDSAAFDSDLSGKNVAKYVRAAVQPLISEQFGDAILDELFARYAANVSRHLLQQKTKHSVFVISLKKKNESHLAAG from the exons ATGACGAAGCCAGTACTGGACGATGCAATAGGAGGGGTTTACAAGTCGCTACACCCTGTGAAGATGGTGGTCGCCGACTTAGGTTGCTCCTCGGGCCCCAACACTTTCGTGGTGATGTCCGAAGTGCTCGACGTCGTCAGCGACCTACGACGAAGTCTGCAGGAACGTCAGGAGCCACCGGAGATCCAGTTCTTCTTAAATGACCTTCCGGGGAACGACTTCAATCACGTTTTCCGGTGTCTGGGCGAGTACAAGAGGAAGGTCGAGCAAGAGAAGGGGAATCTGCTGGTGCCCTACTACGTGGTGGGAGTGCCGGGCTCCTTCTACGGCAGGCTTTTCCCACGTCGGAGCGTCCACTTCGTCCATTGTTCTGGATCTCTCAACTGGCTCTCTCAG GTTCCTCAAGGACTCGACACCGAACGGGGTGCCTCACTCAACAACAAGAACATCTACATTACAGAGACAAGCCCACCGGAGGTTGTGAAAGCATATCAACAGCAATTCCGAAGAGACCTTTCAGAATTTCTCAGGTGTCGGCATGCAGAACTCTGCTACGAAGGCAGACTGGTGATTTCATTTGGAGGCAGGAAAAGTAATTGCCCGACCTACGGACAGATGAGACACCTCTGGGGACTCTTAGCTGAGGCCCTGAACGCTTTGGTGTTAGAG GGAATGATAGAGGAGGACAAACTGGTAACCTTCAATCTGCCACGTTATGCGCCTTCCATGGAAGAAGTGAAGGCAGTCATCCATGGTGATGGTCTGTTCGATGTAGAAGAAGCACAAGTTTTCGAGGCTAATTGGGACGCGTTCGACGACTCAGACGATGATTCTGCTGCATTCGACAGTGATCTAAGCGGCAAAAACGTGGCAAAATACGTAAGAGCAGCGGTGCAACCATTGATTTCGGAGCAATTCGGCGACGCCATTCTCGATGAGCTGTTCGCTAGATATGCAGCAAATGTTTCGAGGCACCTCCTTCAGCAGAAAACTAAGCATAGCGTGTTTGTCATTTCCttgaagaaaaagaatgaaagCCATCTCGCTGCTGGTTGA
- the LOC135642757 gene encoding anthranilate O-methyltransferase 2-like, whose product MGKRIEGILHMVGGAGETSYASNSKFQEKVLHMAKPILEEAIGGVYMSLLPERMAVVDLGCSSGPNTLEVVSEVLDVIGKLRRSLGRQEMPEILFFLNDLPGNDFNHVFRSLGDYKRKVEEEKGKLLVPYYVVGVPGSFYGRLFPCQSVHFFNASCCLNWLSQVPEGEQGVPLNNKNIYVSETSPLEVVKAYQDQHQRDLSGFLRCRHAELSYRARMVLSFLGRKGSYPPSGDVGYFYGLLAEALSALVSQGIVEEDKLVTFNLPYYAPSMEEVKAVIHREDLFDLEQTQIFEANWDPFDDSDDDSAAFDSIASGKNVAGYVRAAFQPLIEEHFGDAILDELFSIYAANVSRHLLQQKSKHYLFVISLKKKKKEEEEADGDGAAAW is encoded by the exons atgggcaagAGGATAGAAGGAATCCTTCACATGGTCGGAGGAGCTGGGGAAACCAGCTACGCCTCCAATTCTAAGTTTCAG GAGAAGGTACTTCACATGGCGAAGCCAATACTGGAGGAGGCAATAGGAGGGGTTTACATGTCGCTGCTCCCCGAGAGGATGGCGGTGGTCGACTTAGGTTGTTCCTCGGGCCCTAACACTTTGGAGGTGGTCTCCGAGGTGCTCGACGTGATTGGCAAGCTACGGCGGAGCCTGGGACGCCAGGAGATGCCGGAGATCCTGTTCTTCTTGAATGACCTCCCGGGGAATGACTTCAATCACGTCTTCCGGTCTCTGGGAGATTACAAGAGGAAggtcgaggaggagaaggggaagctgCTGGTGCCATACTACGTCGTGGGAGTTCCAGGCTCCTTCTACGGCAGGCTTTTCCCTTGTCAAAGTGTCCACTTCTTCAACGCTTCCTGTTGTCTCAACTGGCTCTCTCAG GTTCCTGAAGGTGAACAGGGAGTTCCACTCAACAATAAGAACATCTATGTTTCAGAGACAAGCCCACTGGAAGTTGTTAAAGCATATCAAGACCAACACCAAAGAGACTTGTCAGGGTTCCTTAGGTGCCGTCATGCAGAACTAAGCTACCGAGCAAGAATGGTATTGTCATTTCTAGGAAGGAAAGGGAGTTATCCACCCTCGGGAGATGTGGGATACTTTTACGGCCTGTTAGCCGAAGCCCTGAGTGCTTTGGTATCACAG GGAATCGTAGAGGAGGACAAACTGGTGACCTTCAATTTGCCGTATTATGCACCTTCCATGGAAGAAGTAAAGGCAGTGATCCATAGGGAAGACCTGTTTGATTTAGAACAAACACAGATCTTTGAGGCTAATTGGGACCCGTTTGATGACTCGGATGATGATTCCGCTGCATTCGACAGTATAGCAAGCGGAAAGAACGTCGCAGGATATGTGAGAGCAGCGTTTCAACCCTTGATTGAAGAGCATTTCGGGGATGCCATACTGGATGAGTTATTCTCTATATATGCAGCCAATGTCTCCAGGCATCTCCTTCAACAGAAAAGTAAGCACTACCTATTTGTCATttccttgaagaagaagaagaaggaggaggaggaggctgacGGCGATGGTGCTGCGGCTTGGTGA